AAACGCCGGGGTCGGACCCCGAGAAGTTCGCCGCCATTCAGGAAGGCATCAGGAAGCATTGTCCCGGCATGATCATCCAGTTCTCGACGGGCGGTCGCGGGCGCGACCAAAACCAGCGCGGCGCCATGCTTTACCTAAAGCCGGATATGGCGTCGTTGTCGACGGGATCGGTCAATTTCCCCAAGAGCATCTACGAGAACCCGCCCGATTTCGTCGAGGGACTGGCCTCGACGATGCTCGGGTTCGGCATCAAGCCGGAGATCGAGGTGTTCGACGTGGCCATGCTGTACAACGCCGCCAACCTGGTGAAAAAAGGTCTCCTGAAGGAACCGGTTCACGTCCAGTTCGTGCTCGGCATCCCGAACGCACTGCCGGGGCGGCGCAAGCTTCTCGAGTTTCTCGTCTCGGAACTGACCGAGGTGCTGCCAAGTGCCACGTGGACTGCGGCCGGCATCGGCAGGCATCAGTTTGATGTCAACCAGTGGTCCCTTGAGCTCGGCGGGCATTGCCGCACCGGGCTCGAGGATAACGTGAAGTTCGACCGCGACCGCCTAGCCGCTAGCAACGCCGAGCTCGTCAAGAAGATCGTCGACGTGACCGGCGGCTACGACCGGTATCCCGCAACTCCGGCAGAGGCAAGGCGGATCCTAAGCTTGGCGCCGGTCGGCTGAGTCCGTG
The DNA window shown above is from Hyphomicrobiales bacterium and carries:
- a CDS encoding 3-keto-5-aminohexanoate cleavage protein; this encodes MTSPCIITVAITGALPTKADNPAVPVTPAEQIESTHEAFEAGAALVHVHVRNEDQTPGSDPEKFAAIQEGIRKHCPGMIIQFSTGGRGRDQNQRGAMLYLKPDMASLSTGSVNFPKSIYENPPDFVEGLASTMLGFGIKPEIEVFDVAMLYNAANLVKKGLLKEPVHVQFVLGIPNALPGRRKLLEFLVSELTEVLPSATWTAAGIGRHQFDVNQWSLELGGHCRTGLEDNVKFDRDRLAASNAELVKKIVDVTGGYDRYPATPAEARRILSLAPVG